A single Curtobacterium sp. MCSS17_015 DNA region contains:
- a CDS encoding ABC transporter permease, protein MSILDSSTVDAVRLVTVREIQARLRSKAFVISAAILLVMVVVGIVVGGIVGKSAADATTPVAVVAGVTLPSTDGLDVTETPDRDAAERLVRDGEVDAAVVPDGGALGFRVVGLDSAPTEVVSALSVSPQVDLLDPGALPPGLTSLVGIAFGVVFFASAVTFGQSIAQSVVEEKSTRVVEILMAAIPARALLAGKVIGNSVMALGQIVAIAIAAAVALAVTGQDNLFTLLGPSALWFVGFFAIGFVLIAALFAASAALVSRQEDVGSVTTPVMMLLMIPYFLIVFAADDPTILGIMSYVPFSAPIGMPVRIFLGSAAWWEPVLSLVIVAVSALVVVLLGARVYENALLRTGGRVKLTEAIRG, encoded by the coding sequence ATGAGCATCCTCGACAGCAGCACGGTCGACGCCGTCCGGCTCGTCACGGTCCGGGAGATCCAGGCCCGGCTCCGGAGCAAGGCCTTCGTCATCTCGGCGGCGATCCTGCTCGTCATGGTCGTCGTCGGCATCGTCGTCGGCGGGATCGTCGGCAAGTCGGCGGCCGACGCCACGACACCCGTCGCCGTGGTGGCCGGTGTGACGCTGCCCAGCACGGACGGGCTCGACGTCACCGAGACGCCCGACCGGGACGCGGCGGAGCGTCTGGTCCGTGACGGCGAGGTCGACGCCGCGGTCGTCCCCGACGGCGGAGCGCTCGGCTTCCGGGTCGTCGGCCTCGACAGCGCACCGACCGAGGTGGTGTCGGCGCTGAGCGTGTCCCCACAGGTCGACCTGCTCGACCCGGGTGCGCTGCCGCCCGGCCTCACCTCACTCGTCGGCATCGCCTTCGGCGTGGTGTTCTTCGCCTCGGCGGTGACGTTCGGTCAGTCCATCGCGCAGAGCGTCGTGGAGGAGAAGTCCACCCGCGTCGTGGAGATCCTGATGGCGGCGATCCCGGCACGGGCGCTGCTGGCCGGCAAGGTGATCGGCAACAGCGTGATGGCCCTCGGGCAGATCGTCGCGATCGCCATCGCCGCCGCCGTCGCCCTGGCGGTGACCGGCCAGGACAACCTGTTCACCCTGCTCGGACCGAGTGCACTGTGGTTCGTTGGGTTCTTCGCGATCGGCTTCGTCCTCATCGCGGCACTGTTCGCGGCGTCGGCAGCACTCGTCTCCCGGCAGGAGGACGTCGGCAGCGTGACGACCCCGGTGATGATGCTGCTGATGATCCCGTACTTCCTCATCGTGTTCGCCGCGGACGACCCGACGATCCTCGGCATCATGTCCTACGTGCCGTTCAGCGCTCCGATCGGGATGCCGGTGCGGATCTTCCTCGGGAGCGCCGCGTGGTGGGAGCCGGTGCTCTCCCTGGTGATCGTCGCCGTGTCGGCCCTCGTGGTGGTGCTCCTCGGCGCCCGCGTCTACGAGAACGCCCTGCTGCGCACCGGCGGCCGGGTGAAGCTCACCGAGGCGATCCGCGGCTGA
- a CDS encoding helix-turn-helix domain-containing protein, which yields MPIDDAMPVRLEVAGTDLGDAATFIADLYGADLQVEDAAVPFEFRYAALGDATMSLHTARFAGHLAGALPPSDAVIVQWLQSGSSRLDTGGDVLTMEPGVPVPLMPDRTFSFEMDDYEQRLVHLSRTVVERVAAEQGADVSAGLRFDHSVPPSEQSVRTWHNTVSLISHTLRDGSPGRLLHAEMARLAAASLLEMYPQQRPAPVEAVHAARSAHVRAAVEYVHENARTPITTSSLARHLDISLRALQEAFQRDLRSTPNAFIRQVRLDRVRQELLASEPAATTVREVAAGWGFAHLGRFAQQYQVAFGEGPKVTLDRTTRAPGGG from the coding sequence ATGCCGATCGACGACGCGATGCCGGTGCGCCTCGAGGTGGCAGGGACGGACCTCGGGGACGCCGCGACGTTCATCGCGGACCTGTACGGCGCGGACCTGCAGGTCGAGGACGCGGCGGTGCCGTTCGAGTTCCGGTACGCGGCCCTCGGCGACGCCACCATGTCGCTGCACACCGCCCGGTTCGCCGGACACCTGGCCGGGGCCCTCCCGCCCTCCGACGCGGTCATCGTCCAGTGGCTGCAGTCCGGGTCATCCCGGCTCGACACCGGCGGTGACGTCCTCACGATGGAGCCCGGGGTGCCGGTCCCGCTCATGCCGGACCGGACCTTCTCGTTCGAGATGGACGACTACGAGCAGCGTCTCGTGCACCTGTCGCGCACCGTCGTCGAGCGGGTCGCAGCCGAACAGGGCGCGGACGTCAGCGCGGGCCTCCGCTTCGACCACTCGGTCCCGCCGTCCGAGCAGTCGGTGCGGACCTGGCACAACACGGTGTCGCTCATCTCCCACACGCTCCGCGACGGCTCCCCGGGGCGGCTGCTCCACGCGGAGATGGCCCGGCTCGCCGCGGCGTCGCTGCTCGAGATGTACCCGCAGCAGCGCCCGGCTCCGGTCGAGGCGGTGCACGCTGCGCGGTCGGCGCACGTGCGCGCAGCCGTCGAGTACGTGCACGAGAACGCGCGGACGCCGATCACGACCAGCTCGCTGGCGCGGCACCTCGACATCAGCCTGCGGGCGCTGCAGGAAGCGTTCCAGCGGGACCTGCGGTCGACGCCGAACGCGTTCATCCGGCAGGTGCGTCTGGACCGGGTGCGTCAGGAGCTGCTGGCGTCGGAGCCCGCCGCCACGACCGTGCGCGAGGTCGCGGCTGGGTGGGGCTTCGCGCACCTGGGACGGTTCGCGCAGCAGTAC